The Candidatus Methylomirabilota bacterium sequence CCGACGCGAGATCGCCATGAACGTCAAGCGGCTGATGGATATCGGCTGCTACCGCGGTATCCGTCACCGCCGGGGCTTGCCCGTGCGGGGCCAGCGGACCCACACCAATGCGCGCACCCGGAAGGGTCCGCGCAAGGGCGTCATGGTGAAGAAGAAGCCGACGGCGGCCGCCCCGGCTCCGTCGGCAGCCCGAAAGGCGGGAGCGTAACCGATGGCCGACCAGCAGGCGAAACCGGCGCCACGGAAAAAGGGCGGCAAGCGGCGCGAGCGGCGGGAAGTGCGCACGGGCGTGGCGCACATCCAGGCGACCTTCAACAACACGATCGTGACCTTGACCGACAAGGCCGGCAACGTGGTTGCCTGGTCGAGCGCGGGCAGCGCCGGGTTCAAGGGTTCCCGGAAGTCCACGCCCTTCGCGGCCCAGACGGCAGCCGAGCAGGCGGCCCGCAAGGCCATGGAGTACGGGCTGAAACAGGTCGAGGTCTGCGTGAAGGGCCCGGGCGCCGGACGGGAGGCCGCCATCCGATCGCTGCAGGCGGTCGGCCTGGAGATCAGCTCGATCCGTGACGTGACCCCGATCCCGCACGACGGCTGCCGGCCGCCGAAGCGGCGGCGAGTGTAAACGATGGCCCGCTATCGCGATGCCAAGTGTCGTCTGTGCCGGCGGGAGGGGATCAAGCTCTTCCTCAAGGGCGCCCGTTGCTTCACCGATAAGTGCGCCATCGAGCGCCGCAATTATCCCCCGGGCCAGCACGGACTGAACCGCGGCAAGCTCACTGCGTTCGGGGTCCAGCTCCGGGAGAAGCAGAAGGCCAAGCGGATCTACGGGGTGCTGGAGCAGCAGTTCCGGCGCTACTTCGAGTCGGCCGAGCGTCAGAAGGGCGCCACCGGCGAGAATCTCCTCAAGCTGCTGGAGCTGCGGCTGGACAATGTCGTCTACCGCCTGGGCT is a genomic window containing:
- the rpsM gene encoding 30S ribosomal protein S13 codes for the protein MARVAGVDLPREKRGEIALTYLYGMGRPTSLKVLRQARVDPDKRVKAWTEEETARVREIIEQELKVEGDLRREIAMNVKRLMDIGCYRGIRHRRGLPVRGQRTHTNARTRKGPRKGVMVKKKPTAAAPAPSAARKAGA
- the rpsK gene encoding 30S ribosomal protein S11 → MADQQAKPAPRKKGGKRRERREVRTGVAHIQATFNNTIVTLTDKAGNVVAWSSAGSAGFKGSRKSTPFAAQTAAEQAARKAMEYGLKQVEVCVKGPGAGREAAIRSLQAVGLEISSIRDVTPIPHDGCRPPKRRRV
- the rpsD gene encoding 30S ribosomal protein S4; the protein is MARYRDAKCRLCRREGIKLFLKGARCFTDKCAIERRNYPPGQHGLNRGKLTAFGVQLREKQKAKRIYGVLEQQFRRYFESAERQKGATGENLLKLLELRLDNVVYRLGFAASRRESRQMVAHGHFQVNGRKVSIPSYLTKVGDTVQLRPSSKHAPRVDDNVNAGRGQVPQWLELQPEARRGVVRSLPLREDVQIPVSEQLIVELYSK